One window of Enterobacter sp. RHBSTW-00175 genomic DNA carries:
- a CDS encoding N(4)-(beta-N-acetylglucosaminyl)-L-asparaginase codes for MWGIIATWRMALEGVTESASALAAGKPVATAVVDAVATVEDFPLYKSVGYGGLPTENGEVELDAAYMDGDSLAFGAVGNLVDIANPVRVAHALSRQRYNSLLVGQGAREWALSQGFADKTMLTDRAMQHYRKRCRETLDKGLSPYDGHDTVGIIGLDKQGSMSVATSTSGLFMKKRGRIGDSPIIGSGFYCDSETGAATATGVGEDLMKGCTSYEIVRRMAQGMSPQQAADSVVFELEDKLMSRFGRVGDLSVVCMNNKGEFGAATNIKTFSFVVATARQPLTVFRTERLREKTHYQAVDDDWMQAYAARIRAPIEE; via the coding sequence ATGTGGGGAATTATCGCGACCTGGCGAATGGCGCTTGAAGGGGTAACGGAGTCTGCGTCTGCACTGGCTGCGGGGAAACCGGTGGCAACAGCAGTTGTGGATGCTGTCGCCACCGTAGAGGACTTCCCGTTGTATAAATCCGTCGGCTATGGCGGGCTACCCACGGAGAATGGCGAAGTCGAACTCGACGCCGCTTACATGGACGGCGATTCGCTGGCCTTTGGCGCCGTGGGTAATCTGGTGGATATTGCCAACCCGGTGCGTGTTGCCCACGCATTAAGCCGCCAGCGCTATAACAGCCTGCTGGTTGGCCAGGGCGCGCGCGAGTGGGCGCTGAGCCAGGGCTTTGCCGACAAAACCATGCTGACCGACCGCGCCATGCAGCACTACCGTAAGCGATGCCGCGAAACGCTGGATAAAGGCTTAAGCCCGTACGATGGTCATGATACCGTCGGCATTATCGGCCTGGATAAACAGGGCTCGATGAGCGTGGCGACCTCTACCAGCGGCCTGTTTATGAAAAAGCGTGGCCGCATTGGTGATTCGCCCATCATTGGCTCCGGCTTTTACTGTGACAGTGAAACCGGCGCAGCCACCGCCACCGGCGTGGGTGAAGATCTGATGAAAGGCTGCACCAGCTACGAAATTGTGCGCCGGATGGCGCAGGGAATGTCACCGCAACAGGCGGCTGACTCGGTGGTTTTTGAGCTGGAAGATAAGCTGATGTCCCGCTTTGGCCGCGTGGGGGATCTCTCCGTTGTCTGTATGAATAACAAAGGCGAATTCGGCGCGGCGACTAACATCAAAACCTTTTCGTTCGTGGTGGCCACCGCCCGTCAGCCGCTCACGGTGTTTCGCACTGAGCGGTTGCGGGAGAAAACCCATTATCAGGCCGTCGATGATGACTGGATGCAGGCTTATGCCGCACGTATTCGCGCCCCGATTGAGGAATAA